A window of Mucilaginibacter paludis DSM 18603 contains these coding sequences:
- a CDS encoding serine hydrolase domain-containing protein produces the protein MKLFYKCFLISSIVVFLFESCSHGSKQSAPGSPEHVKMDTSILVYDSKNADKRIDAVMQELHRTRGFNGNVLVAKKGKIIYENAIGWADYLHRDSLKLNSQFELASISKTMTSTAILMLMERGKLKLNQDVKDFFPNFPYDGITIRLLLTHRSGMMNYVYFVDDIWRKEHRDQRKGITNMDVMNLIAQYKPRPFNKPDVRFLYNNSNFMVLGAIVEKVSGMPYAQFMKQNVFDPAMMKHTAVYSKAVYNKIPVDVVGHDRGQWKYSVAQNFLDGPVGDKGIYSTVGDLYLFDHALRSGVLLKQATMDSAYVPRNPLLHGHFSYGYGWRLFEAPGQQVIYHTGWWHGFRHIYLRDLKNDVTIVLLSNLANGSLLKLDDLFKAAGMPIVRKSAYNGAGDTNEDQ, from the coding sequence ATGAAATTGTTTTACAAGTGCTTTTTAATTTCCAGCATAGTTGTTTTTTTATTCGAATCCTGTTCACATGGCAGCAAGCAAAGCGCCCCTGGTTCGCCCGAACATGTTAAAATGGATACGTCCATTTTAGTGTATGATTCTAAAAATGCCGACAAACGTATCGACGCTGTAATGCAGGAATTGCACCGTACACGTGGCTTTAACGGTAACGTGCTGGTAGCAAAAAAAGGCAAAATAATTTATGAAAATGCGATAGGCTGGGCCGATTACCTGCACCGCGATAGTTTGAAATTGAATTCGCAGTTTGAGCTGGCCTCGATATCAAAAACCATGACATCCACTGCTATTTTGATGCTGATGGAACGTGGGAAGCTGAAATTGAACCAGGATGTAAAAGATTTTTTTCCTAATTTTCCTTACGATGGCATCACCATCCGCCTTTTGCTTACCCATCGCTCCGGGATGATGAACTACGTTTATTTTGTGGATGACATATGGCGCAAAGAGCATCGCGACCAGCGCAAAGGCATCACCAATATGGATGTGATGAACCTGATAGCACAATACAAACCGCGCCCCTTTAATAAACCGGATGTTCGGTTTTTATATAATAACTCCAACTTTATGGTACTGGGGGCGATAGTTGAAAAGGTGAGCGGAATGCCCTACGCCCAGTTTATGAAGCAGAATGTATTTGACCCCGCCATGATGAAGCATACCGCCGTTTACTCCAAAGCGGTGTATAATAAAATACCGGTGGATGTGGTTGGCCATGATAGGGGGCAGTGGAAGTACTCGGTAGCCCAAAACTTTTTGGATGGGCCGGTTGGCGATAAGGGTATTTACAGCACAGTAGGCGATCTTTATTTATTTGACCATGCTTTGCGCTCGGGTGTGCTGTTAAAACAGGCTACCATGGATTCGGCCTATGTTCCGCGGAATCCACTGTTACACGGGCATTTTAGCTATGGCTACGGTTGGAGGCTGTTTGAAGCACCTGGCCAGCAGGTTATTTATCATACGGGTTGGTGGCATGGTTTCAGGCATATTTATTTGCGCGATCTGAAAAACGATGTCACCATTGTATTGTTATCTAATTTAGCGAATGGCAGTTTACTTAAACTGGACGATCTGTTTAAAGCCGCCGGGATGCCTATTGTGCGTAAAAGCGCTTACAACGGTGCCGGAGATACAAACGAAGATCAGTAA
- a CDS encoding YbaB/EbfC family nucleoid-associated protein: protein MFDKLFEAQQKAGEVKSRLDSITVTGSAGGGVVVVTANGNKQILSVKIDPVVLKEGDIEMLEDVILTATNQALEQAENISQTEMAAMTRNMFGDMGNLFGK, encoded by the coding sequence ATGTTTGATAAACTATTTGAGGCACAACAAAAGGCAGGCGAAGTTAAAAGCCGGTTAGATAGCATCACTGTAACAGGTTCTGCCGGTGGTGGCGTAGTTGTTGTTACAGCTAATGGCAATAAACAAATACTCTCGGTGAAGATTGATCCGGTAGTTTTAAAGGAAGGTGATATTGAAATGCTGGAAGATGTAATATTGACAGCTACAAACCAGGCCCTTGAACAAGCCGAAAACATTAGTCAAACAGAAATGGCCGCCATGACACGTAATATGTTTGGCGACATGGGGAATTTGTTTGGCAAGTAA
- a CDS encoding metal-dependent hydrolase → MKATYYGQSCLELEIDGVKLLFDPFITHNQLAKDIDVNSLKPDYILVSHGHGDHTADLLTVQKNSGAKVICIAEIAAWLGNKGVDNVHGMNIGGGFNFDFGRVKMVNAVHSSSMPDGSYGGNPAGFVIYAEGKKIYFAGDTALTYDMKLLADENLDWAILPIGDNYTMGVDDAIRATQFFNCKNVVGVHYDSFPVIKIDKEEAKEKFIKAGLVLRLPAVGESVLL, encoded by the coding sequence ATGAAAGCAACGTATTACGGGCAATCATGCCTTGAACTTGAAATTGATGGAGTAAAATTATTATTCGATCCTTTTATTACGCATAACCAATTGGCTAAGGATATCGATGTTAACAGCCTTAAGCCTGATTATATTTTAGTATCGCATGGCCATGGCGACCATACAGCAGATTTGCTTACCGTTCAGAAAAATAGTGGCGCCAAGGTAATTTGTATTGCCGAGATTGCAGCCTGGCTTGGTAATAAGGGGGTAGACAATGTACATGGCATGAACATTGGCGGTGGCTTTAATTTCGATTTTGGCCGTGTTAAAATGGTTAACGCTGTCCACTCAAGCAGTATGCCCGATGGATCTTACGGCGGAAACCCCGCCGGGTTTGTGATTTATGCTGAAGGTAAAAAGATTTACTTTGCCGGGGATACCGCACTCACCTATGATATGAAACTGCTGGCCGACGAAAACCTGGATTGGGCTATTTTGCCGATAGGCGATAATTATACCATGGGCGTTGATGACGCCATTAGGGCTACCCAGTTTTTTAATTGCAAAAACGTAGTGGGTGTGCATTATGATTCCTTCCCGGTAATTAAAATAGATAAGGAAGAAGCTAAAGAGAAGTTTATTAAAGCGGGACTGGTATTAAGGTTACCTGCTGTCGGCGAGAGTGTATTGCTCTAA
- a CDS encoding glucose-1-phosphate adenylyltransferase translates to MTSNVICIVLGGGQGSRLFPLTATRSKPAVPIAGKYRLVDIPISNCLHSGIDRIFVLTQFNSASLNKHIKNTYHFSSFSRAFVDILAAEQTPTSVAWFQGTADAVRQSLHHLAVHEFDYVLIASGDQLYQMDFQEMINNHEHMGADISIATIPVDAADVPGFGILKTDSDNWITQFVEKPKTDFEYLASEVSPEMKEQGRTYLASMGIYVFNRKVLFDLLQGNERTDFGKEIIPQSIDDHKVLSYQYEGYWTDIGTIPSFFDANLQLTDDIPKFNLFDKNHIYTRSRMLPPSKISGPKLTNTIIADGCIINASQITRSVIGIRTRIGFDTIIENCYIMGGDNYQTLEQMEESRLNNTPIMGIGDRCCIKNAIVDKNCYIGNDVKINCGEPLANGDYDRYTVMDGIVVLKKRAIIPDGTVI, encoded by the coding sequence ATGACCTCAAACGTAATCTGCATCGTACTTGGTGGTGGCCAGGGAAGCCGCCTTTTCCCGCTTACAGCCACCCGTTCAAAACCGGCTGTACCCATTGCCGGAAAGTATCGCCTGGTGGATATCCCGATATCAAACTGCCTCCATTCTGGCATTGACAGGATATTTGTATTAACGCAGTTCAATTCGGCTTCGTTAAACAAACACATTAAAAACACTTATCATTTCAGTAGTTTCAGCAGGGCTTTTGTTGATATTTTGGCTGCCGAGCAAACGCCAACCAGTGTTGCATGGTTTCAGGGAACAGCAGATGCCGTTAGGCAAAGCTTACACCACCTTGCGGTGCACGAGTTTGATTACGTGTTGATAGCTTCAGGCGATCAGTTGTACCAAATGGATTTTCAGGAAATGATCAACAACCACGAACACATGGGGGCAGATATTTCCATCGCCACTATACCGGTAGATGCAGCGGATGTTCCGGGGTTTGGTATTTTAAAAACCGATAGTGATAACTGGATAACGCAGTTTGTTGAAAAACCCAAAACAGACTTTGAATACCTTGCATCAGAGGTTAGCCCTGAAATGAAAGAACAAGGGCGAACCTATCTGGCCTCCATGGGGATTTATGTTTTCAATAGAAAAGTGCTTTTTGACCTTTTACAAGGTAACGAACGTACAGATTTCGGCAAGGAAATTATCCCGCAATCCATTGATGATCATAAGGTGTTAAGTTACCAATACGAAGGTTATTGGACAGATATTGGTACTATACCTTCGTTTTTTGATGCTAACCTTCAGCTCACAGACGATATACCCAAGTTTAACCTTTTCGACAAAAATCACATCTACACACGGTCGAGGATGTTACCACCATCCAAAATATCGGGGCCTAAGTTAACCAATACCATCATTGCCGACGGCTGCATTATTAACGCCAGCCAAATTACGCGCTCGGTTATCGGTATCCGTACCCGCATAGGCTTTGATACCATTATTGAAAACTGCTATATTATGGGCGGCGATAATTACCAAACCCTGGAGCAAATGGAGGAGTCGCGCCTGAACAACACGCCAATTATGGGTATTGGCGACAGATGCTGCATAAAAAATGCAATTGTTGATAAAAACTGTTATATAGGTAATGATGTTAAAATAAACTGCGGCGAACCACTGGCAAATGGTGATTACGACCGCTATACTGTAATGGACGGAATTGTGGTATTAAAGAAACGTGCTATCATACCTGATGGAACAGTAATTTAA
- a CDS encoding glycogen synthase, whose amino-acid sequence MKIFHLSAECYPVAKVGGLGDVVGALPKYLNQAGHHASVVMPFYDRKFTRENEFDIVFEASSRLGNHRYEFQVLKEKTNKLGFELFLIKVPGLIDREEIYSYPDETEQFVFFQLAFLDWLNWSQQTADVIHCHDHHAGLISFLLQHSALYRRISKIPTVLTIHNGQYHGAFGWDKFYYLPEIDATKTGLLDWRGGINPLAAAVKCAWKYTAVSPSYLRELTIQSNGLEYLFYLEQAKGQGIINGIDTQVWDPETDPMLPANYGIENAEDGKQANKELLCERFGLSPDKPLFTFIGRLVVEKGADLLPSIIRHSLNDHPGEINFLVLGSGDRPVEQQLTELKNQFAGRFNSFIGYDEGLAHQVYAGADFILMPSRVEPCGLNQLYALRYGTLPIVRSTGGLKDTVIDFESDLGYGITFNNNTIDEACYAIWRALTLYQNTELLQLLRKRMMELDFSWDKSANDYIKLYESLKI is encoded by the coding sequence ATGAAGATTTTCCATTTAAGTGCCGAATGTTATCCGGTAGCCAAAGTTGGCGGATTGGGAGATGTGGTAGGTGCGCTTCCCAAATACCTCAACCAGGCCGGGCATCATGCCTCGGTTGTGATGCCTTTTTACGACAGAAAGTTTACCCGGGAGAACGAGTTCGACATTGTTTTTGAAGCATCGTCGCGGTTGGGAAACCACCGGTATGAGTTCCAGGTATTAAAAGAAAAAACCAATAAACTCGGTTTCGAATTATTCCTGATCAAAGTACCAGGGCTTATAGACCGGGAGGAGATTTACAGCTATCCTGACGAAACCGAGCAGTTTGTATTTTTCCAGCTGGCTTTTTTAGACTGGCTTAACTGGTCGCAGCAAACTGCCGATGTTATCCATTGCCATGACCACCACGCTGGCTTGATATCCTTTTTATTACAACACTCGGCGCTATACAGGCGCATATCAAAAATACCCACGGTATTAACCATACACAACGGGCAATACCATGGTGCCTTTGGATGGGATAAGTTTTATTACCTGCCAGAAATTGACGCTACCAAAACAGGCCTACTGGATTGGCGCGGCGGCATTAACCCGTTGGCAGCTGCAGTAAAATGCGCCTGGAAATATACGGCTGTATCCCCAAGCTACCTGCGCGAGCTCACCATTCAATCCAACGGATTAGAATATTTATTCTACCTTGAACAAGCTAAAGGCCAGGGTATCATCAACGGCATTGACACACAGGTTTGGGATCCGGAAACAGACCCCATGCTCCCTGCAAACTACGGCATCGAAAATGCCGAAGATGGCAAGCAGGCTAATAAAGAATTATTATGCGAGCGGTTCGGCTTATCCCCAGATAAACCATTGTTCACGTTTATAGGACGACTGGTGGTGGAGAAAGGAGCCGATCTTTTACCGTCAATCATCCGCCACTCTCTCAATGACCATCCTGGCGAGATCAACTTTTTAGTATTAGGTTCGGGAGATCGCCCGGTAGAACAGCAACTTACAGAACTAAAAAATCAGTTTGCAGGAAGATTTAATTCATTTATCGGTTATGACGAGGGACTTGCTCACCAGGTATACGCCGGGGCCGATTTTATATTGATGCCATCGCGCGTGGAGCCTTGCGGCTTAAACCAATTATATGCTTTGCGCTATGGCACCTTACCCATTGTACGGAGTACCGGGGGCTTAAAAGATACCGTGATAGACTTTGAAAGCGACCTTGGTTATGGCATTACTTTCAATAATAACACTATCGACGAAGCTTGCTATGCTATTTGGCGTGCATTAACACTTTATCAAAACACTGAGCTCTTGCAATTGTTACGTAAACGCATGATGGAGCTTGATTTCTCGTGGGATAAATCGGCAAACGACTACATCAAACTATATGAAAGCCTTAAAATATAA
- a CDS encoding Uma2 family endonuclease, with product MLTDIPATAIDIYRMLPEGTRCEVVFNVLSMSPSPTSEHQLLLSDLHALLYNFLKTTKAGKVIPSPMDVYIPNSLSVVQPDLLIILNEHLKHIKSDGVYGAPDIVIEILSPNNRLHDTQKKKALYEQAGVREYFIVDPENKEVILFTLNPSGIYDQSYQQKNSIKSALLNCTLDF from the coding sequence ATGCTAACCGATATACCCGCAACAGCAATCGACATTTACAGGATGCTGCCTGAAGGCACGAGGTGTGAAGTAGTTTTTAATGTACTAAGCATGTCGCCATCACCAACTTCGGAGCATCAGTTACTTTTGTCTGACCTCCATGCGCTGTTGTATAATTTTTTGAAGACGACAAAAGCGGGGAAAGTTATTCCCTCGCCTATGGATGTTTATATTCCCAATAGTTTGTCTGTCGTTCAGCCCGACCTGCTGATCATTTTAAATGAACATTTAAAACATATCAAATCAGACGGTGTATATGGCGCACCCGACATTGTGATCGAAATTTTGTCTCCCAATAACCGCTTGCACGATACCCAAAAGAAAAAAGCACTCTACGAGCAGGCTGGTGTAAGGGAATATTTTATTGTTGATCCCGAAAATAAGGAAGTGATCTTATTCACCTTAAACCCCTCCGGTATTTACGATCAATCCTATCAGCAAAAAAACAGCATCAAATCGGCATTATTAAACTGCACATTGGATTTTTAA
- the polA gene encoding DNA polymerase I: MKKLFLLDGMALIYRAHFALSKNPRFTSSGFNTSAVMGFTNTLMEVLRKEKPTHMAVVFDTEAPTERHTDFVAYKAHREAMPEDLSKALPYIFKLILGFNIPVITSDGFEADDIIGTLAKKAEQKGYKVYCMTPDKDFAQLVSDNIFIYKPARMGNDMEILGVKEVLAKWEVERVEQVIDILGLWGDAVDNIPGIPGVGEKTAKSLIKQYGSMENIIAHSHELKGKLRENIETHAQQGLISKKLATIILDAPVELDEAGLEMCEPSRELLEPLFAELEFRTLGRRVFGDGYSITEIKNVSIQQDLFGNEVVDGRTTMTVDATDIYEPEVAAVAKNINNTEHQYHLADTFEKRAELIRLLSTQKSICFDTETTGTDANQCELVGLSFSIKKGEAWYVPVPVNCDEIQPIVDEFKPIFENPAIGKIGQNIKFDMLVLKYYNVTMQGELFDTMLAHYIIDPDTRHNMDILAENYLGYSPVSITTLIGAKGKGQGTMRDVEIEKIKDYAAEDADVTLQLKEVFEPKLQQVGGTKLATDIENPLIYVLADIEFEGVRIDHDTLKEFSKDLETDISKLEKTVYEKAGVKFNIASPKQLGEVLFEKLNLDAKAKKTKTGQYQTGEDVLLALANKSDIVRDILDFRQLQKLKSTYVDALPLMVNPKTGRVHTSYNQAVAATGRLSSNNPNLQNIPIRTERGREVRKAFIPRNDDHVIVSADYSQIELRIIAEISKDANMMDAFIQGIDIHTATAAKVYGKTLDEVDGTMRRNAKAVNFGIIYGQSAFGLSQNLNIPRKEAADIIDQYFAQYPGIKNYMSDTMNFARENGFVQTLMGRRRYLRDINSANATVRGYAERNAINAPIQGSAADMIKIAMINIHREFKKQKLDSRMTMQVHDELVFDVHQSEIEIVKPIIMQNMQTAFKTEVPIVVEIGTGANWLEAH, encoded by the coding sequence ATGAAGAAACTATTCCTGTTAGACGGTATGGCCCTGATTTACCGGGCGCATTTTGCTTTAAGTAAAAATCCTCGTTTTACATCGTCGGGTTTCAACACTTCGGCTGTAATGGGCTTTACCAATACCCTGATGGAGGTTTTGCGTAAAGAGAAACCCACACACATGGCGGTGGTATTTGATACCGAGGCTCCAACCGAAAGGCATACCGACTTTGTAGCCTATAAAGCGCATCGGGAGGCTATGCCCGAAGATCTTTCGAAAGCCCTTCCGTATATTTTCAAATTAATTTTAGGTTTCAACATCCCCGTAATCACGTCGGATGGTTTTGAGGCCGATGATATTATAGGTACACTGGCTAAAAAGGCTGAACAAAAGGGCTACAAGGTATACTGCATGACCCCCGATAAGGATTTTGCCCAACTGGTATCTGATAACATCTTTATTTATAAACCCGCACGCATGGGCAATGATATGGAGATACTCGGCGTAAAGGAAGTATTAGCCAAATGGGAGGTTGAGCGTGTTGAACAGGTGATTGATATTTTGGGCCTTTGGGGAGATGCGGTAGATAACATCCCCGGAATACCCGGCGTAGGCGAAAAAACAGCCAAAAGCCTGATTAAGCAATACGGCTCAATGGAGAACATCATAGCCCACAGCCACGAATTAAAAGGCAAACTGCGCGAAAATATAGAAACCCATGCCCAGCAAGGCCTGATTTCGAAAAAACTGGCTACCATTATATTGGATGCTCCGGTTGAACTGGACGAAGCAGGTTTGGAAATGTGCGAACCAAGCCGCGAGCTATTAGAGCCCCTGTTTGCCGAACTGGAGTTCCGCACACTGGGCCGCCGTGTATTTGGCGATGGGTATAGCATCACGGAAATTAAAAACGTATCTATCCAACAGGACCTTTTCGGTAACGAAGTGGTTGATGGGCGTACCACCATGACGGTTGACGCGACAGACATTTACGAACCCGAGGTTGCTGCCGTAGCTAAAAACATTAATAATACCGAGCATCAATACCATTTAGCCGATACCTTTGAAAAGCGTGCCGAACTGATCAGGTTGTTAAGCACACAAAAAAGTATTTGCTTTGATACCGAAACTACCGGTACCGATGCCAACCAATGCGAATTAGTGGGTTTATCCTTCTCCATTAAAAAAGGCGAAGCCTGGTATGTTCCGGTGCCTGTAAACTGCGATGAGATACAGCCGATAGTTGACGAGTTTAAGCCGATATTTGAAAACCCTGCAATAGGTAAAATTGGCCAGAATATTAAGTTTGATATGCTGGTGCTCAAATATTACAACGTTACCATGCAGGGCGAGCTTTTTGACACCATGCTGGCCCATTATATTATAGACCCGGATACACGTCATAACATGGATATCCTGGCCGAAAATTACCTCGGCTACTCGCCCGTTTCTATCACCACGCTTATTGGCGCCAAAGGCAAGGGACAGGGCACCATGCGCGATGTAGAGATTGAAAAAATTAAAGATTATGCCGCCGAAGACGCCGATGTTACCCTGCAGCTTAAGGAGGTTTTTGAACCTAAATTACAACAGGTGGGCGGCACTAAACTGGCTACCGATATTGAGAACCCGCTGATATACGTTTTAGCAGATATTGAGTTTGAGGGTGTGAGGATAGACCATGATACGCTGAAAGAGTTTTCAAAAGATCTGGAAACCGATATCAGCAAATTAGAAAAAACGGTGTACGAAAAAGCCGGGGTTAAATTCAACATTGCATCGCCAAAGCAATTGGGCGAGGTGTTATTTGAAAAGCTGAACCTGGATGCCAAAGCAAAAAAAACCAAAACCGGCCAATACCAAACCGGCGAGGATGTGTTGCTGGCCCTGGCTAACAAGAGCGATATTGTGCGCGACATTTTAGATTTCCGCCAGCTGCAAAAATTAAAATCTACTTATGTTGATGCGCTTCCGCTTATGGTTAACCCCAAAACCGGCCGGGTACATACCTCATACAACCAGGCGGTAGCCGCTACAGGCAGGTTAAGCTCCAACAACCCTAACCTGCAAAACATCCCTATCCGTACCGAGCGTGGCCGCGAAGTGCGAAAGGCATTTATCCCACGTAATGATGACCACGTGATCGTATCGGCGGATTATTCACAGATCGAGTTGCGCATCATTGCCGAGATCAGCAAGGATGCCAACATGATGGACGCCTTTATACAGGGCATCGATATCCATACAGCTACTGCCGCCAAAGTTTACGGCAAAACGCTCGACGAGGTTGACGGTACCATGCGCCGCAATGCCAAAGCGGTAAATTTTGGTATTATCTACGGGCAGTCGGCTTTCGGTTTATCACAAAATTTAAATATCCCGCGTAAAGAAGCTGCCGACATTATCGACCAGTACTTTGCGCAATACCCGGGTATCAAAAATTACATGAGCGATACCATGAATTTTGCCCGCGAAAACGGCTTTGTACAAACCCTGATGGGCCGCCGCCGCTATCTGCGCGATATCAATTCGGCTAATGCTACTGTTCGCGGTTATGCAGAGCGAAATGCCATTAACGCCCCCATACAGGGCTCGGCTGCCGACATGATCAAAATAGCGATGATCAATATACACCGCGAGTTTAAAAAGCAAAAGCTGGATTCGCGCATGACGATGCAGGTACATGATGAGTTGGTATTTGATGTACACCAAAGTGAGATAGAAATAGTGAAACCCATTATTATGCAGAATATGCAGACTGCCTTTAAAACCGAAGTGCCCATTGTGGTAGAGATAGGCACCGGCGCCAACTGGCTCGAAGCTCATTAA
- a CDS encoding DNA-3-methyladenine glycosylase I, which yields MAQSNTELKRCKWCGTDPLYMKYHDEEWGREIHDDKTLFEFLVLESAQAGLSWITILRRREGYRKAFANFDVHQVAQFTTDDVERLLQDQGIIRNRLKVIAAINNAKLFIGIQKEFGSFDKYLYSFMPDQKPINNSLDQHHIVPARTEISDAISKDMKKRGFKFFGTTICYAHMQAMGMVNDHHFECFFK from the coding sequence ATGGCGCAATCAAATACTGAGCTAAAACGTTGCAAATGGTGCGGAACAGATCCGCTTTACATGAAATACCACGATGAGGAGTGGGGCCGCGAAATTCATGATGATAAAACCCTGTTCGAGTTCCTGGTGTTAGAATCGGCCCAGGCTGGTTTAAGTTGGATCACCATTTTGCGCCGGCGCGAAGGGTACCGCAAGGCATTTGCCAACTTCGATGTTCATCAAGTAGCACAATTTACTACTGATGATGTGGAACGATTACTGCAGGACCAAGGCATCATCCGTAACCGTTTAAAAGTAATAGCCGCTATTAACAATGCCAAGCTGTTTATCGGTATACAAAAGGAGTTCGGCTCGTTCGATAAATATTTGTACAGTTTTATGCCCGATCAAAAACCGATCAATAACAGCCTGGATCAACATCATATCGTTCCCGCAAGAACCGAGATTTCCGATGCGATAAGCAAGGATATGAAAAAGCGCGGCTTTAAGTTTTTTGGCACCACCATTTGCTACGCGCACATGCAGGCCATGGGTATGGTTAACGATCATCACTTTGAATGCTTCTTTAAATAA
- a CDS encoding biopolymer transporter ExbD yields the protein MNKLRPLLVKNIAVDMTAMCDVAMLLLCFFIFTGRFKQWEPMKINMPVAAPRIYEPNDNVAIIYLATNRAMFQILDNNVRQQTLLAIGRKYHIKFSADEQTEFLNSPIIGAPICQLKQYDSQYMDWAIRPDRPGIPYDGNDCQLSDWILESRRAQQQLNNLPLRIIIKADKDLEYPFLKRIIAILQNQQVNHFSLLTASNNRDI from the coding sequence GTGAATAAGTTACGACCATTACTTGTCAAAAATATAGCTGTTGATATGACGGCTATGTGCGATGTTGCAATGCTGTTACTTTGCTTTTTTATATTTACAGGCCGGTTTAAGCAATGGGAGCCAATGAAAATAAACATGCCTGTTGCCGCACCACGCATTTACGAACCCAACGATAACGTGGCCATTATCTACTTGGCCACTAATCGAGCGATGTTTCAGATTTTAGATAATAACGTACGCCAACAAACATTGTTAGCAATTGGCCGCAAGTATCATATTAAATTTTCAGCTGATGAACAAACCGAATTTTTAAATTCACCTATTATTGGAGCACCTATTTGCCAATTAAAACAATACGATTCGCAATACATGGATTGGGCAATCAGGCCAGATCGGCCAGGTATCCCATACGATGGTAACGATTGTCAGTTGTCCGATTGGATACTTGAGTCAAGGCGGGCACAACAGCAACTCAATAATCTTCCCCTTCGTATCATCATTAAAGCCGACAAGGATCTGGAATATCCTTTTCTAAAGAGGATAATTGCTATTTTACAAAATCAACAGGTAAACCATTTTTCGCTGCTGACCGCTTCCAATAACCGGGATATTTAA
- a CDS encoding carboxymuconolactone decarboxylase family protein yields MDVKTKEMLGLVASMVLRCDDCIKYHLGKCHEAGVKHDEMNEVFMIANLVGGSIVIPHYRRAVEYWAELNEA; encoded by the coding sequence CTGGACGTAAAAACCAAAGAAATGCTTGGCCTGGTAGCATCCATGGTACTCCGTTGCGACGATTGTATTAAATACCACTTAGGCAAATGCCATGAAGCGGGCGTAAAACATGATGAAATGAACGAGGTATTTATGATTGCCAACCTGGTGGGTGGCTCCATCGTTATTCCGCACTATCGCCGCGCTGTTGAATATTGGGCCGAGTTGAACGAGGCTTGA
- a CDS encoding MGMT family protein, translated as MAEESFYDKVYEIARLIPYGRVTSYGAIANVLGTKGTARMVGYAMGHCGGIHPPVPAHRVVNSQGMLTGRFHFPSPNLMQQMLENEGVEVENDRVKNFKKLLWDPAKEL; from the coding sequence ATGGCCGAAGAATCATTTTACGACAAAGTTTATGAGATAGCCCGGTTGATACCTTATGGCCGGGTAACATCGTACGGTGCCATAGCCAACGTACTGGGCACCAAAGGCACCGCCCGGATGGTGGGCTACGCCATGGGCCACTGCGGAGGCATTCACCCACCAGTACCCGCGCACCGGGTAGTAAACAGCCAGGGCATGTTAACCGGTCGATTTCATTTTCCATCGCCTAACCTGATGCAGCAAATGCTGGAAAACGAAGGCGTTGAAGTGGAAAACGACCGTGTAAAAAACTTCAAGAAGCTATTATGGGATCCAGCCAAAGAGTTATAA
- the trmB gene encoding tRNA (guanosine(46)-N7)-methyltransferase TrmB translates to MGKDKLRRFAEIAEFANVLQLDQGKPMYGQWSKAFFKNDNPLVLELACGKGEYTVNLATLFPDKNFIGIDYKGNRIWRGAKTALEENIANVGFLRIQIETLLDYFAPGEIDEIWITFPDPQPQLSREKKRLTSPRFLDLYKQVLKPGGIVNLKTDNDGLHAYTVAKVDELGLKKHIQTEDLYHSEYANEVLSIKTYYERKYLKDNKNINYVQFSFL, encoded by the coding sequence GTGGGAAAAGATAAATTAAGACGTTTTGCTGAAATAGCAGAATTTGCAAATGTTTTGCAGTTGGACCAAGGTAAACCCATGTATGGCCAATGGAGTAAAGCCTTTTTTAAAAATGATAATCCGCTCGTATTGGAACTGGCCTGCGGTAAAGGTGAGTACACCGTTAACCTGGCTACCTTATTTCCGGATAAAAATTTTATAGGTATCGATTATAAGGGCAACCGCATTTGGCGCGGGGCCAAAACAGCCCTGGAAGAAAATATCGCCAACGTGGGCTTTCTGCGGATACAGATTGAAACCCTGCTTGACTACTTTGCCCCCGGCGAGATAGACGAGATCTGGATTACCTTTCCAGACCCTCAGCCCCAGTTAAGCCGTGAGAAAAAACGACTAACCTCGCCCCGCTTTTTGGATTTGTACAAACAAGTTTTAAAACCCGGCGGCATAGTTAATTTAAAAACCGACAACGATGGCCTACATGCCTATACTGTTGCCAAAGTTGATGAGCTGGGCTTAAAAAAACACATCCAAACAGAAGATCTTTACCATTCGGAATACGCAAACGAAGTACTATCCATCAAAACCTATTATGAACGGAAATACCTTAAGGATAACAAGAACATCAACTATGTTCAGTTTTCTTTTCTGTGA